Proteins co-encoded in one Candidatus Eremiobacteraceae bacterium genomic window:
- a CDS encoding VOC family protein — translation MTVKNIAFTMYPVTDVPRAVAFYRDGLGLTQSGLGAPFWIEFEVAGSTFGIGNFEQVGTPGSAQSLALEVADLPAFCELLAKRGIEATEPHQLTNCSISVVRDPDGNQVWLHQAKAS, via the coding sequence ATGACCGTCAAGAACATCGCGTTCACGATGTATCCCGTCACCGACGTTCCTCGCGCCGTCGCGTTTTACCGCGACGGACTCGGCCTCACCCAGTCCGGACTCGGCGCGCCGTTTTGGATAGAATTCGAGGTGGCTGGCAGCACTTTCGGGATCGGGAACTTCGAACAAGTCGGCACGCCCGGCTCCGCGCAATCGCTAGCGTTGGAAGTCGCCGACCTCCCGGCGTTTTGCGAATTGCTCGCCAAACGCGGCATCGAAGCGACCGAGCCGCACCAACTGACGAACTGTTCCATCTCCGTCGTACGCGACCCCGATGGGAATCAGGTGTGGCTGCATCAGGCGAAGGCGTCGTAA
- a CDS encoding GH92 family glycosyl hydrolase: protein MKNKLAIALLLTCSVSAVAPRIAAAQIDPVTEVDPLVGTSGNGFDGATDTFPGADVPFGMVQWSPDTTSQPAGGGYSYNDSAITGFSLTHLSGPGCNVFGDVGILPTTGAITDPARASQPFSHASETAQPGYYAIETGMPGVFTQLTATTRTGLGRFIFPATPQANFLVNASSNQAGVGDAHVAIVGDDEIEGSATGGWFCGMPGSYTVYFALRFDRAFASHGTWRGTRVMPQTGEASGVGAGAWATFDATEDPVVRIEASVSWVSIAGAEANLRAEATSWDFDRVRVAAAASWKSELSRVNVDGGTESQRRIFYTALYHTLLHPNVFSDANGTYRGFDGEVHNAAKGHAEYATFSGWDIYRTEIPLLAVLEPARTSDMMRSLVDAAAQMGWLPKWSLVNVETGVMGGDPSDPMIAGAYAFGARDFDARSALAAMVKGATQTGGTPGQGWYAERPGLDDYLSRGYVVNVHTTNVAPLANGASLTLEYSLDDFAIAQLAKYIGDQDVYRTMMSRAQNWSNIFDQSTGLIAPRDPDGAFVATPLTEAGQSGFQEGNAEQYTWMVPQNLAGLVDGMGGRANTVAKLDDFFTQLDANQDKPYAWMGNEPSIGSPWAYLSVGAPWKAQRVIRDAMTQLWGDTPDGIPGNDDLGTMSAWYVWCALGLYPQYPAAPILDLGAPTFPHVSVRVPNGASIDIIALGATSENAYVESVLLDGKLWQKSWTGFSVGRPLRLAFVVGSTPNKAWGASQNDVPPSFSLSPVHFPPSTEAAISITPAGELDLPAGGTSALRVDVSNAGTVTSPISWQATVPDGFVMTPSNGKLVAAAGAGGGLDVQLAIGPRVANGLYSIAIAGQTEGGAQIPRAVAVVRVARRPEDVRLSYIANFFDNNVEALDMRTQTAGVPIAAGEEPRDLAVSPDGRRIYVTDQGTNTVSVIDTGLQKIVATVAVGKTPWGVGIAPDGATVWVANNGDDTVQPIDTATLQTGPPIAVGHNPEMLKVSSDGTLLYVADPGSDDVTPVDLHRRAALAAIPVGMRPRGIVLSHDGKMIYASNYGSASVSAIDLATNKALTEIRVGTGPRGLAISPDGTLLYVANFGAGTVSAIDIATNLLKRTIPVGLNPVAIAFDATGRTAYVVNQDDNDCVPIDVLTGSVGSPIRIGDRPLAISQ from the coding sequence ATGAAGAACAAGCTGGCGATTGCGCTTCTTCTCACTTGTTCAGTGTCGGCCGTGGCTCCACGCATCGCAGCGGCGCAGATCGACCCGGTCACCGAGGTCGACCCGCTCGTCGGCACGTCGGGCAATGGATTCGACGGCGCCACCGACACGTTTCCCGGAGCCGACGTGCCGTTCGGCATGGTTCAGTGGAGTCCCGACACGACGTCACAGCCGGCCGGAGGCGGCTACAGCTACAACGACTCGGCCATCACGGGATTTAGCCTCACGCATTTGAGCGGCCCGGGATGCAACGTCTTCGGCGATGTCGGCATCCTCCCCACGACCGGCGCCATTACCGATCCGGCGAGAGCGAGCCAGCCGTTTTCGCACGCATCGGAGACGGCGCAACCCGGATACTACGCGATTGAAACTGGGATGCCGGGTGTCTTCACGCAGCTGACGGCGACCACGCGTACCGGACTTGGGAGGTTCATTTTTCCCGCGACGCCGCAAGCAAATTTTCTCGTGAACGCGTCGTCGAACCAAGCCGGCGTCGGAGACGCGCACGTGGCGATCGTCGGCGATGACGAGATCGAGGGATCTGCGACCGGAGGCTGGTTTTGCGGAATGCCCGGCTCGTATACCGTATACTTCGCGCTGCGCTTCGACCGGGCGTTCGCGTCGCATGGAACATGGCGCGGCACGCGCGTCATGCCGCAAACCGGGGAGGCCTCGGGCGTCGGCGCGGGTGCGTGGGCGACGTTTGACGCCACCGAAGATCCAGTCGTCCGGATCGAGGCATCCGTTTCATGGGTGAGCATCGCGGGCGCCGAAGCCAATCTGCGCGCGGAAGCAACGAGCTGGGACTTTGATCGAGTCCGCGTGGCTGCGGCGGCGAGCTGGAAAAGCGAGCTCTCGCGGGTGAACGTCGACGGAGGAACCGAATCGCAGAGACGCATTTTCTACACGGCGTTGTATCACACACTTCTCCATCCGAACGTTTTCAGCGATGCCAATGGGACTTACCGCGGTTTCGACGGCGAGGTGCACAACGCAGCGAAAGGGCACGCCGAATACGCCACGTTTTCCGGATGGGATATCTATCGGACGGAAATCCCTTTGCTCGCCGTCCTCGAGCCGGCGCGGACAAGCGACATGATGCGCTCGCTCGTCGACGCCGCCGCACAAATGGGTTGGCTGCCGAAGTGGTCGCTCGTCAATGTGGAGACCGGCGTCATGGGCGGCGATCCATCCGACCCGATGATCGCCGGGGCGTATGCATTCGGCGCGAGAGACTTCGACGCGCGTTCGGCGTTGGCGGCGATGGTGAAGGGCGCAACGCAAACCGGGGGGACACCAGGGCAGGGCTGGTATGCCGAGCGGCCGGGGCTTGACGACTATCTTTCTCGCGGCTACGTCGTGAACGTACATACGACCAACGTCGCGCCGCTCGCGAATGGCGCGTCGCTCACGCTCGAGTATTCGCTCGACGATTTTGCCATCGCGCAGCTCGCGAAATACATCGGCGATCAGGACGTCTATCGCACGATGATGTCGCGCGCTCAGAACTGGTCGAATATTTTCGATCAATCGACGGGCCTGATCGCACCGCGAGATCCGGACGGGGCGTTTGTCGCGACGCCGCTGACCGAGGCAGGTCAGAGCGGATTTCAAGAAGGCAACGCCGAGCAATACACGTGGATGGTCCCCCAAAATCTCGCCGGCCTAGTAGATGGCATGGGCGGGCGGGCGAACACGGTCGCTAAGCTCGACGACTTCTTCACGCAGCTCGACGCGAACCAGGACAAACCGTATGCTTGGATGGGCAACGAACCGAGCATCGGCAGCCCGTGGGCTTATCTTTCGGTGGGCGCGCCGTGGAAGGCACAACGCGTCATCCGCGACGCGATGACGCAGCTCTGGGGCGACACCCCCGACGGCATCCCCGGCAACGATGACCTCGGCACGATGAGCGCGTGGTACGTGTGGTGCGCGCTTGGCCTCTATCCACAATATCCGGCGGCACCGATACTGGACCTAGGTGCGCCCACCTTTCCGCACGTGTCGGTGCGCGTCCCCAACGGCGCGTCGATCGACATCATCGCTCTCGGGGCGACATCCGAAAACGCATACGTCGAATCCGTTCTTCTCGACGGTAAGCTGTGGCAGAAAAGCTGGACCGGTTTCTCCGTCGGGCGGCCCCTGCGTCTCGCGTTTGTCGTCGGTTCGACGCCGAACAAGGCCTGGGGCGCCTCCCAAAACGACGTGCCGCCGTCCTTCTCCCTTTCGCCGGTCCATTTTCCGCCTTCTACGGAGGCCGCGATTTCAATCACGCCGGCCGGCGAGCTCGATCTTCCCGCCGGCGGAACGTCTGCATTGCGAGTGGATGTCTCAAATGCGGGGACCGTGACGTCGCCTATCTCTTGGCAGGCGACCGTTCCTGACGGATTTGTGATGACGCCTTCCAACGGCAAGCTCGTTGCTGCAGCCGGTGCAGGTGGCGGATTGGACGTGCAGTTGGCGATCGGGCCGCGCGTGGCGAATGGGCTATATTCCATCGCGATCGCCGGACAAACCGAGGGCGGGGCACAGATTCCTCGGGCTGTCGCCGTCGTACGCGTCGCGCGCCGGCCGGAGGACGTGCGTCTCTCATATATTGCTAATTTCTTCGACAACAATGTCGAAGCGCTCGACATGCGCACGCAGACCGCCGGCGTGCCGATCGCCGCCGGAGAAGAACCGCGCGATTTGGCGGTGAGCCCTGATGGAAGGCGCATCTACGTCACCGATCAAGGCACGAACACCGTCAGCGTCATCGATACGGGTCTGCAAAAAATCGTCGCGACCGTGGCCGTCGGGAAGACGCCGTGGGGAGTCGGCATCGCACCCGATGGAGCCACTGTCTGGGTTGCGAACAACGGAGACGACACGGTCCAGCCGATAGACACCGCGACGCTGCAGACCGGACCGCCCATTGCCGTCGGCCACAATCCGGAAATGCTCAAGGTTTCAAGCGACGGTACTCTGCTCTACGTCGCCGATCCAGGCTCCGACGACGTGACCCCAGTTGACCTTCACCGGCGAGCGGCGCTGGCCGCCATTCCGGTCGGCATGCGGCCGCGCGGCATCGTGCTTTCCCACGATGGCAAAATGATCTACGCGAGCAACTACGGTTCGGCTTCGGTCAGCGCAATCGATCTCGCGACGAATAAGGCGTTGACCGAAATTAGGGTCGGCACCGGCCCGCGAGGCCTTGCGATTTCGCCCGACGGCACATTGCTGTATGTAGCGAACTTCGGCGCCGGCACTGTTTCGGCCATAGATATCGCCACGAATCTGTTGAAGCGGACGATTCCCGTAGGGCTGAATCCGGTCGCGATCGCGTTCGATGCAACCGGAAGGACGGCATACGTCGTGAACCAAGACGACAACGATTGTGTGCCCATCGACGTGTTGACCGGCTCCGTGGGTAGCCCGATACGGATCGGAGATCGTCCGCTGGCTATCTCGCAGTAA
- a CDS encoding DUF5522 domain-containing protein, translating to MNAPLFCPRCMSMGSTASPKCAGCGATMLALLDDDGALTREFLAARGSCCGSGCKNCPYSFRAAD from the coding sequence ATGAACGCGCCTCTGTTTTGCCCGCGCTGCATGTCGATGGGTTCCACCGCATCGCCGAAATGCGCCGGGTGCGGCGCGACCATGCTCGCGCTATTGGACGACGACGGCGCGCTGACGAGAGAGTTTCTCGCAGCACGTGGATCGTGTTGCGGCAGCGGCTGCAAGAATTGTCCGTATTCGTTTCGCGCGGCTGATTGA
- a CDS encoding HD domain-containing protein codes for MKRSDFVCLSAVSALGGASPAPPAETAKTVLPASIAGVVIPDSYIARQAEQEAREVEHVHVYRHSVRSFLFAELISRAQKIKHDSETVFVSCVLHDIGLSKQYSTPANRFEVDSANAARKLLAASGAKPDRTRIAWDAIALHAMYGIARFKDPEVKLVSAGVITDVGAAFVSILEKSAVQEVLNALPHRGFNDAFLEVLTDYARRKPDTVGATFVEGVAIRTVPGYKPGNFYDDMKGPDAFTQLGFT; via the coding sequence ATGAAGCGCTCCGATTTCGTCTGTCTATCCGCGGTGTCGGCCCTCGGAGGAGCATCCCCGGCGCCCCCGGCCGAAACGGCCAAGACCGTGTTGCCCGCGAGCATCGCCGGCGTCGTGATCCCCGATTCGTACATCGCCCGTCAAGCCGAACAGGAAGCTCGCGAGGTCGAACACGTTCACGTCTATAGGCATTCAGTACGCTCGTTTTTGTTCGCAGAGCTGATATCGCGCGCCCAGAAGATCAAGCACGATTCGGAGACGGTGTTCGTGTCGTGCGTGCTGCACGATATCGGACTGTCAAAGCAGTACTCCACGCCGGCCAACCGGTTTGAAGTCGACAGCGCGAACGCGGCTAGAAAGCTTCTCGCGGCTAGCGGGGCAAAACCGGATCGCACGCGTATCGCATGGGACGCGATCGCCTTGCACGCCATGTACGGCATCGCCCGCTTCAAAGACCCAGAGGTCAAGCTCGTGAGCGCCGGCGTCATCACCGACGTCGGCGCGGCCTTCGTCTCAATTCTCGAAAAATCGGCGGTGCAAGAAGTTCTAAATGCGCTTCCCCACCGTGGTTTCAATGACGCGTTTCTTGAAGTTCTGACCGACTACGCGCGCCGCAAGCCCGACACGGTGGGCGCGACGTTTGTCGAAGGCGTGGCGATCCGCACGGTGCCCGGCTACAAACCCGGGAATTTTTACGACGACATGAAAGGCCCCGACGCCTTCACGCAGCTCGGCTTCACCTAA
- a CDS encoding cytochrome c oxidase subunit II → MSVGIVALVVFLGIIGWAAISDGMTPPSSIQTIDPTKVAVTPPFDHPGIRRTGDHSVDAYVVAHIFSFSPSTISIPAGTEVTFYVTSPDVVHGFFIADTAINMTVVPGWVNSAKHRFTTPGTYLLLCNEYCGSGHHFMSGSIVVK, encoded by the coding sequence TTGAGCGTTGGGATCGTGGCGCTCGTGGTCTTCCTCGGCATCATCGGCTGGGCGGCTATTTCCGACGGCATGACGCCGCCGAGCAGCATACAAACCATCGACCCCACGAAGGTCGCGGTCACACCGCCGTTCGATCATCCGGGGATCCGTCGAACCGGTGATCACAGCGTCGACGCCTACGTGGTCGCCCACATATTCTCGTTCTCACCGTCGACGATCTCGATTCCGGCAGGCACGGAGGTCACGTTTTACGTGACGAGTCCCGACGTCGTTCACGGGTTCTTCATCGCCGATACCGCCATCAATATGACGGTGGTCCCCGGCTGGGTGAACTCCGCCAAGCACCGCTTCACAACACCGGGCACGTATCTGCTCCTGTGTAATGAGTATTGCGGTTCGGGTCATCATTTCATGTCCGGCTCGATCGTGGTCAAATAG